From the genome of Blautia hydrogenotrophica DSM 10507:
TCTTTTGCAGATACTCTGGCAATTACCACAATATCATACCCTACCTGAAATCTGCTTTCATTCAGACGATAACACTCTCTTATCAATCTGGTCAGCCTGTGTCTTACTACACTGTTGCCGACCTTTTTGCTTACTGATATTCCCAAACGATTTTTTTTTAACTCATTTTCCAGCACATACATAACTAGATAACGGTTTGCA
Proteins encoded in this window:
- the rnpA gene encoding ribonuclease P protein component, with translation MEFSESLKKNRDFQIVYRCGTSLANRYLVMYVLENELKKNRLGISVSKKVGNSVVRHRLTRLIRECYRLNESRFQVGYDIVVIARVSAKDQNYKKIEQALLHLGENHKIQSGR